In Carassius gibelio isolate Cgi1373 ecotype wild population from Czech Republic chromosome B17, carGib1.2-hapl.c, whole genome shotgun sequence, a single window of DNA contains:
- the LOC127976083 gene encoding syntaxin-binding protein 5 isoform X3: MKKFNIRKVLDGLTSSSSSAASLQSGNRENDMIQETLQSEHFQLCKTVRHGFPYQPSSMAFDPVQKILAIGTQSGALRLFGRAGVECFCQHESGSAVIQLEFLVNEGALVSALADDSIHLWNLRQKLPAVLHSLKFNRERITFCHLPFQSKWLYVGTERGNIHIVNVESFTLSGYVIMWNKAIELSSKTHPGPVVHISDNPMDEGKLLIGFECGIVVLWDLKSKKADYRYSYDEAIHSVAWHHEGKQFVCSHSDGTLTTWNIRAPAKPAQIITPHGKQPKDGKKPEPCKPILKVEYKTTRAGDPFMILCGGLSYDTVGRRACLTVMHGKSTAVLEMDYPIVDFLTLCETPYPNDFQEPYAVVVLLEKDLVLIDLAQIGYPIFENPYPLSIHESPVTCCEYFADCPAEVIPALYSVGSRQKRQGFSKKEWPISGGNWGQGTLSFSEMIITGHADGSIKFWDASALMLQVLYKLKTAKVFEKPRSKEEKSSTEIVDEDPFAIQILSWCPESRVLCVAGVSAHVIVYRFSKQEVTTEVVQLLEVRMQCELNEVESPECGGEQASAVSTPGTQSSPQTSLPQSHPSTSSNNSSDGLRDNVPCLKVRSSPLKQSAGYQVELLIQLVWVSGEPPQQITSLAVNSAYGLVAFGNGNGLAVIDYLQKTLLLNMSIAELYGSTDPHHRQPRSPRKTRQPSAGLCDGNDASAAPEEKCKSPTAKISRKINMIADQKDDARDNSFSRSRSSSVTSIDRESREVISSFYFCDSLSKKSETVAVPSLWVGTSLGSMLAIVLTVPSTPEQRMQQPLGVAFCGPVVRLKGGILRMAQLDASGTLLPHVYESWYEPNAPEEERERPQRRRPTSPPSSQENPDCQYAVVCSEKQAKVVAMPSQNCVYEHNITETSFVLRADVVTMTAGVGIACFCANGHIMTLSLPSLRPLLDVNYLPLTDMRIARTFCFSNQGQALYLTSPTEIQRITYIQETCDNLQEMLGELFTPVETPEAPNQGFFKGLFGGGAQSLDREDLFGEVSAGKASRSLAQHIPGPGGMEGMKGAASGVVGELARARIALDERGQKLGELEERTAAMMASADSFSKHAHDVMLKYKDKKWYQL; the protein is encoded by the exons ATTCGGCCGAGCTGGAGTGGAGTGTTTCTGCCAGCATGAGAGCGGATCGGCGGTCATCCAGCTAGAGTTTCTTGTAAATGAA GGTGCGCTAGTAAGTGCTTTGGCAGATGACAGTATTCATTTGTGGAATCTGAGGCAAAAACTTCCAGCCGTCCTCCATTCTCTTAAATTTAACCGGGAGAG GATCACGTTTTGCCATTTGCCGTTTCAGAGTAAATGGCTGTACGTGGGCACGGAAAGAGGGAACATTCACATTGTCAATGTGGAGTCCTTCACCCTCTCAGGCTATGTGATCATGTGGAACAAAGCCATCGAACT TTCCTCAAAGACTCATCCTGGACCTGTAGTTCATATCAGCGATAACCCTATGGACGAAGGGAAA cttttAATTGGTTTTGAGTGTGGCATAGTTGTGCTGTGGGACTTGAAATCGAAGAAAGCTGACTATCGGTACAGCTATGATGAG GCGATCCACTCCGTGGCATGGCATCACGAGGGGAAACAGTTTGTGTGCAGTCACTCAGATGGCACGCTTACCACATGGAATATACGCGCTCCTGCCAAGCCTGCCCAGATCATTACGCCACATG GTAAACAGCCCAAGGATGGAAAGAAGCCGGAGCCTTGCAAGCCCATCTTGAAAGTGGAGTACAAAACTACGAGAGCAGG GGACCCATTCATGATACTGTGTGGAGGTTTGTCATATGATACAGTGGGTAGACGAGCCTGTCTGACTGTGATGCACGGGAAAAGCACTGCAGTGCTGGAGATGGACTACCCCATAGTGGATTTCCTTACGCTGTGTGAAACCCCATATCCAAACG ATTTCCAGGAGCCTTATGCTGTTGTTGTCCTGCTGGAGAAGGATTTGGTTCTCATTGATCTTGCACAAATTGG GTATCCGATCTTTGAGAATCCATATCCTCTGTCCATCCACGAGTCTCCAGTGACCTGCTGTGAATATTTTGCGGACTGTCCAGCTGAAGTCATTCCTGCACTTTACTCCGTGGGCTCCAGACAGAAGAGACAAGGGTTCAGTAAGAAG GAATGGCCTATAAGTGGAGGTAACTGGGGCCAGGGAACACTAAGTTTCTCAGAGATGATCATCACTGG GCATGCTGATGGATCGATCAAGTTTTGGGATGCCTCAGCAT TAATGCTGCAGGTTTTGTATAAGCTGAAAACAGCGAAGGTGTTTGAGAAGCCCCGCAGTAAAGAGGAGAAATCCAGCACTGAAATTGTGGATGAAGATCCGTTTGCCATCCAGATTCTGTCCTGGTGTCCAGAGAGCCGTGTGCTCTGTGTGGCTGGAGTCTCGGCTCATGTCATAGTGTACAGGTTCAGCAAACAGGAAGTCACCACTGAAGTGGTTCAG CTCCTGGAGGTGCGTATGCAGTGTGAGCTGAATGAAGTGGAGTCTCCCGAGTGCGGAGGCGAGCAGGCGTCAGCTGTGTCCACCCCAGGAACCCAATCTAGCCCTCAGACCTCCCTGCCTCAGTCCCACCCCTCCACCAGCAGCAACAACTCGTCTGACGGCCTGCGAGATAACGTGCCCTGTCTCAA GGTCAGGAGTTCTCCTCTCAAACAGTCTGCGGGGTACCAGGTGGAGCTGCTCATTCAGCTGGTGTGGGTCAGCGGGGAGCCGCCACAACAGATCACCAGCCTGGCCGTCAACTCTGCATATGGCCT AGTTGCTTTTGGCAATGGTAATGGACTTGCAGTGATTGATTACCTTCAGAAAACACTGCTTCTGAACATGAGCATAGCTGAGCTGTATGGATCAACAGATCCTCACCACAGACAACCGCGCTCGCCCCGCAAAACCAGACAGCCCTCAGCAG GTCTTTGTGATGGTAATGATGCATCAGCCGCACCAGAGGAGAAATGCAAATCACCAACAG cTAAGATATCCCGGAAAATTAACATGATTGCTGATCAGAAAGATG ACGCCAGGGACAACTCATTCAGCCGCTCACGCAGCTCCAGTGTGACCAGCATTGACAGAGAGTCACGTGAGGTCATTTCTTCCTTCTACTTTTGTGACTCTCTGTCCAAGAAGAGCGAGACTGTGGCAGTGCCCAGCCTGTGGGTGGGCACCTCATTGGGCAGCATGCTGGCCATCGTCCTCACTGTGCCCTCCACACCAGAGCAGAGGATGCAACAGCCCTTGGGCGTCGCTTTCTGTG GTCCAGTCGTGCGTTTGAAGGGAGGTATTTTGCGCATGGCCCAGCTGGATGCCAGCGGGACCCTTCTGCCCCATGTTTACGAGTCCTGGTATGAGCCCAACGCCCCTGAGGAGGAGAGAGAACGGCCACAGAGACGCCGGCCCACCTCGCCTCCTTCGTCTCAGGAGAACCCGGACTGTCAGTACGCTGTGGTCTGCTCAGAGAAACAGGCGAAGGTGGTGGCAATGCCCTCCCAAAACTGTGTCTATGAACACAACATCACAGAGACCTCCTTCGTACTGAGAGCTGATGTGGTGACGATGACCGCAGGGGTCGGCATCGCCTGCTTCTGTGCCAATGGCCATATCATGACCCTCAG TTTGCCCAGCCTGCGGCCACTGCTAGATGTGAACTACCTTCCCCTGACAGACATGAGGATAGCTAGAACCTTCTGTTTCTCAAACCAAGGCCAAGCTCTGTACCTCACATCGCCCACTGAGATCCAAAGAATCACCTATATCCAGGAAACCTGTGATAACCTGCAG GAGATGCTTGGAGAGCTGTTTACTCCAGTGGAGACACCAGAGGCTCCAAACCAAGGCTTCTTCAAGGGCTTATTTGGAGGCGGGGCTCAGTCCTTAGACCGAGAGGATCTGT TCGGAGAGGTGTCTGCAGGTAAAGCTTCACGCAGCCTGGCGCAGCACATCCCAGGTCCAGGTGGTATGGAGGGCATGAAGGGGGCCGCGTCCGGTGTGGTGGGAGAGTTGGCACGGGCGAGGATAGCTCTGGATGAGAGAGGACAGAAACTAGGCGAGCTGGAGGAGAGGACAGCAGCCATGATGGCCAGCGCTGACTCCTTCTCTAAACACGCGCATGAT GTGATGCTGAAATACAAGGACAAGAAATGGTACCAGCTCTGA
- the LOC127976083 gene encoding syntaxin-binding protein 5 isoform X2 — translation MKKFNIRKVLDGLTSSSSSAASLQSGNRENDMIQETLQSEHFQLCKTVRHGFPYQPSSMAFDPVQKILAIGTQSGALRLFGRAGVECFCQHESGSAVIQLEFLVNEGALVSALADDSIHLWNLRQKLPAVLHSLKFNRERITFCHLPFQSKWLYVGTERGNIHIVNVESFTLSGYVIMWNKAIELSSKTHPGPVVHISDNPMDEGKLLIGFECGIVVLWDLKSKKADYRYSYDEAIHSVAWHHEGKQFVCSHSDGTLTTWNIRAPAKPAQIITPHGKQPKDGKKPEPCKPILKVEYKTTRAGDPFMILCGGLSYDTVGRRACLTVMHGKSTAVLEMDYPIVDFLTLCETPYPNDFQEPYAVVVLLEKDLVLIDLAQIGYPIFENPYPLSIHESPVTCCEYFADCPAEVIPALYSVGSRQKRQGFSKKEWPISGGNWGQGTLSFSEMIITGHADGSIKFWDASALMLQVLYKLKTAKVFEKPRSKEEKSSTEIVDEDPFAIQILSWCPESRVLCVAGVSAHVIVYRFSKQEVTTEVVQLLEVRMQCELNEVESPECGGEQASAVSTPGTQSSPQTSLPQSHPSTSSNNSSDGLRDNVPCLKVRSSPLKQSAGYQVELLIQLVWVSGEPPQQITSLAVNSAYGLVAFGNGNGLAVIDYLQKTLLLNMSIAELYGSTDPHHRQPRSPRKTRQPSAGLCDGNDASAAPEEKCKSPTGFYSALVRFKAKISRKINMIADQKDDARDNSFSRSRSSSVTSIDRESREVISSFYFCDSLSKKSETVAVPSLWVGTSLGSMLAIVLTVPSTPEQRMQQPLGVAFCGPVVRLKGGILRMAQLDASGTLLPHVYESWYEPNAPEEERERPQRRRPTSPPSSQENPDCQYAVVCSEKQAKVVAMPSQNCVYEHNITETSFVLRADVVTMTAGVGIACFCANGHIMTLSLPSLRPLLDVNYLPLTDMRIARTFCFSNQGQALYLTSPTEIQRITYIQETCDNLQEMLGELFTPVETPEAPNQGFFKGLFGGGAQSLDREDLFGEVSAGKASRSLAQHIPGPGGMEGMKGAASGVVGELARARIALDERGQKLGELEERTAAMMASADSFSKHAHDVMLKYKDKKWYQL, via the exons ATTCGGCCGAGCTGGAGTGGAGTGTTTCTGCCAGCATGAGAGCGGATCGGCGGTCATCCAGCTAGAGTTTCTTGTAAATGAA GGTGCGCTAGTAAGTGCTTTGGCAGATGACAGTATTCATTTGTGGAATCTGAGGCAAAAACTTCCAGCCGTCCTCCATTCTCTTAAATTTAACCGGGAGAG GATCACGTTTTGCCATTTGCCGTTTCAGAGTAAATGGCTGTACGTGGGCACGGAAAGAGGGAACATTCACATTGTCAATGTGGAGTCCTTCACCCTCTCAGGCTATGTGATCATGTGGAACAAAGCCATCGAACT TTCCTCAAAGACTCATCCTGGACCTGTAGTTCATATCAGCGATAACCCTATGGACGAAGGGAAA cttttAATTGGTTTTGAGTGTGGCATAGTTGTGCTGTGGGACTTGAAATCGAAGAAAGCTGACTATCGGTACAGCTATGATGAG GCGATCCACTCCGTGGCATGGCATCACGAGGGGAAACAGTTTGTGTGCAGTCACTCAGATGGCACGCTTACCACATGGAATATACGCGCTCCTGCCAAGCCTGCCCAGATCATTACGCCACATG GTAAACAGCCCAAGGATGGAAAGAAGCCGGAGCCTTGCAAGCCCATCTTGAAAGTGGAGTACAAAACTACGAGAGCAGG GGACCCATTCATGATACTGTGTGGAGGTTTGTCATATGATACAGTGGGTAGACGAGCCTGTCTGACTGTGATGCACGGGAAAAGCACTGCAGTGCTGGAGATGGACTACCCCATAGTGGATTTCCTTACGCTGTGTGAAACCCCATATCCAAACG ATTTCCAGGAGCCTTATGCTGTTGTTGTCCTGCTGGAGAAGGATTTGGTTCTCATTGATCTTGCACAAATTGG GTATCCGATCTTTGAGAATCCATATCCTCTGTCCATCCACGAGTCTCCAGTGACCTGCTGTGAATATTTTGCGGACTGTCCAGCTGAAGTCATTCCTGCACTTTACTCCGTGGGCTCCAGACAGAAGAGACAAGGGTTCAGTAAGAAG GAATGGCCTATAAGTGGAGGTAACTGGGGCCAGGGAACACTAAGTTTCTCAGAGATGATCATCACTGG GCATGCTGATGGATCGATCAAGTTTTGGGATGCCTCAGCAT TAATGCTGCAGGTTTTGTATAAGCTGAAAACAGCGAAGGTGTTTGAGAAGCCCCGCAGTAAAGAGGAGAAATCCAGCACTGAAATTGTGGATGAAGATCCGTTTGCCATCCAGATTCTGTCCTGGTGTCCAGAGAGCCGTGTGCTCTGTGTGGCTGGAGTCTCGGCTCATGTCATAGTGTACAGGTTCAGCAAACAGGAAGTCACCACTGAAGTGGTTCAG CTCCTGGAGGTGCGTATGCAGTGTGAGCTGAATGAAGTGGAGTCTCCCGAGTGCGGAGGCGAGCAGGCGTCAGCTGTGTCCACCCCAGGAACCCAATCTAGCCCTCAGACCTCCCTGCCTCAGTCCCACCCCTCCACCAGCAGCAACAACTCGTCTGACGGCCTGCGAGATAACGTGCCCTGTCTCAA GGTCAGGAGTTCTCCTCTCAAACAGTCTGCGGGGTACCAGGTGGAGCTGCTCATTCAGCTGGTGTGGGTCAGCGGGGAGCCGCCACAACAGATCACCAGCCTGGCCGTCAACTCTGCATATGGCCT AGTTGCTTTTGGCAATGGTAATGGACTTGCAGTGATTGATTACCTTCAGAAAACACTGCTTCTGAACATGAGCATAGCTGAGCTGTATGGATCAACAGATCCTCACCACAGACAACCGCGCTCGCCCCGCAAAACCAGACAGCCCTCAGCAG GTCTTTGTGATGGTAATGATGCATCAGCCGCACCAGAGGAGAAATGCAAATCACCAACAG GCTTTTACTCTGCCCTGGTGCGTTTCAAGG cTAAGATATCCCGGAAAATTAACATGATTGCTGATCAGAAAGATG ACGCCAGGGACAACTCATTCAGCCGCTCACGCAGCTCCAGTGTGACCAGCATTGACAGAGAGTCACGTGAGGTCATTTCTTCCTTCTACTTTTGTGACTCTCTGTCCAAGAAGAGCGAGACTGTGGCAGTGCCCAGCCTGTGGGTGGGCACCTCATTGGGCAGCATGCTGGCCATCGTCCTCACTGTGCCCTCCACACCAGAGCAGAGGATGCAACAGCCCTTGGGCGTCGCTTTCTGTG GTCCAGTCGTGCGTTTGAAGGGAGGTATTTTGCGCATGGCCCAGCTGGATGCCAGCGGGACCCTTCTGCCCCATGTTTACGAGTCCTGGTATGAGCCCAACGCCCCTGAGGAGGAGAGAGAACGGCCACAGAGACGCCGGCCCACCTCGCCTCCTTCGTCTCAGGAGAACCCGGACTGTCAGTACGCTGTGGTCTGCTCAGAGAAACAGGCGAAGGTGGTGGCAATGCCCTCCCAAAACTGTGTCTATGAACACAACATCACAGAGACCTCCTTCGTACTGAGAGCTGATGTGGTGACGATGACCGCAGGGGTCGGCATCGCCTGCTTCTGTGCCAATGGCCATATCATGACCCTCAG TTTGCCCAGCCTGCGGCCACTGCTAGATGTGAACTACCTTCCCCTGACAGACATGAGGATAGCTAGAACCTTCTGTTTCTCAAACCAAGGCCAAGCTCTGTACCTCACATCGCCCACTGAGATCCAAAGAATCACCTATATCCAGGAAACCTGTGATAACCTGCAG GAGATGCTTGGAGAGCTGTTTACTCCAGTGGAGACACCAGAGGCTCCAAACCAAGGCTTCTTCAAGGGCTTATTTGGAGGCGGGGCTCAGTCCTTAGACCGAGAGGATCTGT TCGGAGAGGTGTCTGCAGGTAAAGCTTCACGCAGCCTGGCGCAGCACATCCCAGGTCCAGGTGGTATGGAGGGCATGAAGGGGGCCGCGTCCGGTGTGGTGGGAGAGTTGGCACGGGCGAGGATAGCTCTGGATGAGAGAGGACAGAAACTAGGCGAGCTGGAGGAGAGGACAGCAGCCATGATGGCCAGCGCTGACTCCTTCTCTAAACACGCGCATGAT GTGATGCTGAAATACAAGGACAAGAAATGGTACCAGCTCTGA
- the LOC127976083 gene encoding syntaxin-binding protein 5 isoform X1, giving the protein MKKFNIRKVLDGLTSSSSSAASLQSGNRENDMIQETLQSEHFQLCKTVRHGFPYQPSSMAFDPVQKILAIGTQSGALRLFGRAGVECFCQHESGSAVIQLEFLVNEGALVSALADDSIHLWNLRQKLPAVLHSLKFNRERITFCHLPFQSKWLYVGTERGNIHIVNVESFTLSGYVIMWNKAIELSSKTHPGPVVHISDNPMDEGKLLIGFECGIVVLWDLKSKKADYRYSYDEAIHSVAWHHEGKQFVCSHSDGTLTTWNIRAPAKPAQIITPHGKQPKDGKKPEPCKPILKVEYKTTRAGDPFMILCGGLSYDTVGRRACLTVMHGKSTAVLEMDYPIVDFLTLCETPYPNDFQEPYAVVVLLEKDLVLIDLAQIGYPIFENPYPLSIHESPVTCCEYFADCPAEVIPALYSVGSRQKRQGFSKKEWPISGGNWGQGTLSFSEMIITGHADGSIKFWDASALMLQVLYKLKTAKVFEKPRSKEEKSSTEIVDEDPFAIQILSWCPESRVLCVAGVSAHVIVYRFSKQEVTTEVVQLLEVRMQCELNEVESPECGGEQASAVSTPGTQSSPQTSLPQSHPSTSSNNSSDGLRDNVPCLKVRSSPLKQSAGYQVELLIQLVWVSGEPPQQITSLAVNSAYGLVAFGNGNGLAVIDYLQKTLLLNMSIAELYGSTDPHHRQPRSPRKTRQPSAGLCDGNDASAAPEEKCKSPTGSGSPCNSDEDSKQKFIDRVKSKSKRISKTVANDFAKISRKINMIADQKDDARDNSFSRSRSSSVTSIDRESREVISSFYFCDSLSKKSETVAVPSLWVGTSLGSMLAIVLTVPSTPEQRMQQPLGVAFCGPVVRLKGGILRMAQLDASGTLLPHVYESWYEPNAPEEERERPQRRRPTSPPSSQENPDCQYAVVCSEKQAKVVAMPSQNCVYEHNITETSFVLRADVVTMTAGVGIACFCANGHIMTLSLPSLRPLLDVNYLPLTDMRIARTFCFSNQGQALYLTSPTEIQRITYIQETCDNLQEMLGELFTPVETPEAPNQGFFKGLFGGGAQSLDREDLFGEVSAGKASRSLAQHIPGPGGMEGMKGAASGVVGELARARIALDERGQKLGELEERTAAMMASADSFSKHAHDVMLKYKDKKWYQL; this is encoded by the exons ATTCGGCCGAGCTGGAGTGGAGTGTTTCTGCCAGCATGAGAGCGGATCGGCGGTCATCCAGCTAGAGTTTCTTGTAAATGAA GGTGCGCTAGTAAGTGCTTTGGCAGATGACAGTATTCATTTGTGGAATCTGAGGCAAAAACTTCCAGCCGTCCTCCATTCTCTTAAATTTAACCGGGAGAG GATCACGTTTTGCCATTTGCCGTTTCAGAGTAAATGGCTGTACGTGGGCACGGAAAGAGGGAACATTCACATTGTCAATGTGGAGTCCTTCACCCTCTCAGGCTATGTGATCATGTGGAACAAAGCCATCGAACT TTCCTCAAAGACTCATCCTGGACCTGTAGTTCATATCAGCGATAACCCTATGGACGAAGGGAAA cttttAATTGGTTTTGAGTGTGGCATAGTTGTGCTGTGGGACTTGAAATCGAAGAAAGCTGACTATCGGTACAGCTATGATGAG GCGATCCACTCCGTGGCATGGCATCACGAGGGGAAACAGTTTGTGTGCAGTCACTCAGATGGCACGCTTACCACATGGAATATACGCGCTCCTGCCAAGCCTGCCCAGATCATTACGCCACATG GTAAACAGCCCAAGGATGGAAAGAAGCCGGAGCCTTGCAAGCCCATCTTGAAAGTGGAGTACAAAACTACGAGAGCAGG GGACCCATTCATGATACTGTGTGGAGGTTTGTCATATGATACAGTGGGTAGACGAGCCTGTCTGACTGTGATGCACGGGAAAAGCACTGCAGTGCTGGAGATGGACTACCCCATAGTGGATTTCCTTACGCTGTGTGAAACCCCATATCCAAACG ATTTCCAGGAGCCTTATGCTGTTGTTGTCCTGCTGGAGAAGGATTTGGTTCTCATTGATCTTGCACAAATTGG GTATCCGATCTTTGAGAATCCATATCCTCTGTCCATCCACGAGTCTCCAGTGACCTGCTGTGAATATTTTGCGGACTGTCCAGCTGAAGTCATTCCTGCACTTTACTCCGTGGGCTCCAGACAGAAGAGACAAGGGTTCAGTAAGAAG GAATGGCCTATAAGTGGAGGTAACTGGGGCCAGGGAACACTAAGTTTCTCAGAGATGATCATCACTGG GCATGCTGATGGATCGATCAAGTTTTGGGATGCCTCAGCAT TAATGCTGCAGGTTTTGTATAAGCTGAAAACAGCGAAGGTGTTTGAGAAGCCCCGCAGTAAAGAGGAGAAATCCAGCACTGAAATTGTGGATGAAGATCCGTTTGCCATCCAGATTCTGTCCTGGTGTCCAGAGAGCCGTGTGCTCTGTGTGGCTGGAGTCTCGGCTCATGTCATAGTGTACAGGTTCAGCAAACAGGAAGTCACCACTGAAGTGGTTCAG CTCCTGGAGGTGCGTATGCAGTGTGAGCTGAATGAAGTGGAGTCTCCCGAGTGCGGAGGCGAGCAGGCGTCAGCTGTGTCCACCCCAGGAACCCAATCTAGCCCTCAGACCTCCCTGCCTCAGTCCCACCCCTCCACCAGCAGCAACAACTCGTCTGACGGCCTGCGAGATAACGTGCCCTGTCTCAA GGTCAGGAGTTCTCCTCTCAAACAGTCTGCGGGGTACCAGGTGGAGCTGCTCATTCAGCTGGTGTGGGTCAGCGGGGAGCCGCCACAACAGATCACCAGCCTGGCCGTCAACTCTGCATATGGCCT AGTTGCTTTTGGCAATGGTAATGGACTTGCAGTGATTGATTACCTTCAGAAAACACTGCTTCTGAACATGAGCATAGCTGAGCTGTATGGATCAACAGATCCTCACCACAGACAACCGCGCTCGCCCCGCAAAACCAGACAGCCCTCAGCAG GTCTTTGTGATGGTAATGATGCATCAGCCGCACCAGAGGAGAAATGCAAATCACCAACAG GCTCCGGTTCACCGTGCAATTCTGATGAAGACAGCAAACAAAAGTTCATTGACAGGG TGAAGTCCAAAAGCAAGCGGATATCCAAGACTGTTGCCAATGACTTTG cTAAGATATCCCGGAAAATTAACATGATTGCTGATCAGAAAGATG ACGCCAGGGACAACTCATTCAGCCGCTCACGCAGCTCCAGTGTGACCAGCATTGACAGAGAGTCACGTGAGGTCATTTCTTCCTTCTACTTTTGTGACTCTCTGTCCAAGAAGAGCGAGACTGTGGCAGTGCCCAGCCTGTGGGTGGGCACCTCATTGGGCAGCATGCTGGCCATCGTCCTCACTGTGCCCTCCACACCAGAGCAGAGGATGCAACAGCCCTTGGGCGTCGCTTTCTGTG GTCCAGTCGTGCGTTTGAAGGGAGGTATTTTGCGCATGGCCCAGCTGGATGCCAGCGGGACCCTTCTGCCCCATGTTTACGAGTCCTGGTATGAGCCCAACGCCCCTGAGGAGGAGAGAGAACGGCCACAGAGACGCCGGCCCACCTCGCCTCCTTCGTCTCAGGAGAACCCGGACTGTCAGTACGCTGTGGTCTGCTCAGAGAAACAGGCGAAGGTGGTGGCAATGCCCTCCCAAAACTGTGTCTATGAACACAACATCACAGAGACCTCCTTCGTACTGAGAGCTGATGTGGTGACGATGACCGCAGGGGTCGGCATCGCCTGCTTCTGTGCCAATGGCCATATCATGACCCTCAG TTTGCCCAGCCTGCGGCCACTGCTAGATGTGAACTACCTTCCCCTGACAGACATGAGGATAGCTAGAACCTTCTGTTTCTCAAACCAAGGCCAAGCTCTGTACCTCACATCGCCCACTGAGATCCAAAGAATCACCTATATCCAGGAAACCTGTGATAACCTGCAG GAGATGCTTGGAGAGCTGTTTACTCCAGTGGAGACACCAGAGGCTCCAAACCAAGGCTTCTTCAAGGGCTTATTTGGAGGCGGGGCTCAGTCCTTAGACCGAGAGGATCTGT TCGGAGAGGTGTCTGCAGGTAAAGCTTCACGCAGCCTGGCGCAGCACATCCCAGGTCCAGGTGGTATGGAGGGCATGAAGGGGGCCGCGTCCGGTGTGGTGGGAGAGTTGGCACGGGCGAGGATAGCTCTGGATGAGAGAGGACAGAAACTAGGCGAGCTGGAGGAGAGGACAGCAGCCATGATGGCCAGCGCTGACTCCTTCTCTAAACACGCGCATGAT GTGATGCTGAAATACAAGGACAAGAAATGGTACCAGCTCTGA